Proteins from a genomic interval of Niabella soli DSM 19437:
- a CDS encoding M60 family metallopeptidase → MRLFLFKKSYLFLFLLWMLVQACQKATPLMIHTAPADSAAKSTAPLYSLGSNVQDFSEGIDGSKESLDRLRQGFVWSDFEPTGYYLPPNTSLTLTVAPLAGTTLPKLLIGTYSFDTLRWNPRSEQLAAGDNTITGDPYGGLLWIRFTTTGTPTAKVRITFKGGAVRAPVFVKDKTTDWTAQLNQYTQSPAAILTNNNTYLVFERNRALSTSNGDANFILQTIDKGVEKGENYIAGMDNSAPENAPPTHKILMTISNAKNIWGVASYYRTWFAPGLMNEALTAKNIVDNGWGAWHELGHLHQQQAWKWSTLGEVTVNIYTLAAERAVNGTGALRLKGPTTTNAMNFLAITDTSKDFNSDAQMTDGNFTRLVMFHQLWLAFGDQFYITLHKQTRAEKPSLSADAEKMRYFMLKACTISGKDLTTFFKKWGFKPGASVYTEIASLGLPQPAVEPSTLKDN, encoded by the coding sequence ATGCGATTGTTCCTGTTTAAAAAAAGTTATCTGTTTCTTTTTCTTTTGTGGATGCTGGTTCAGGCTTGTCAAAAGGCAACGCCATTAATGATCCATACCGCTCCTGCAGATAGTGCCGCAAAAAGCACAGCGCCGCTATATTCGTTGGGATCGAATGTGCAGGATTTCAGTGAAGGCATTGATGGCTCCAAAGAGTCATTGGACCGGTTACGGCAGGGATTTGTATGGTCCGATTTTGAGCCTACCGGATATTACCTTCCGCCGAACACTTCATTAACGCTTACTGTGGCACCACTGGCGGGCACCACGCTCCCCAAATTGTTAATAGGTACTTATTCTTTTGACACGCTGCGCTGGAACCCGCGCTCAGAGCAGCTTGCAGCGGGCGACAACACGATAACCGGTGATCCATACGGAGGACTCCTATGGATCCGGTTCACTACCACCGGCACTCCAACTGCAAAAGTGCGCATTACCTTTAAGGGCGGCGCGGTGAGGGCACCGGTATTTGTAAAAGATAAAACCACCGACTGGACGGCGCAATTGAATCAATACACCCAATCCCCGGCGGCGATCCTGACCAACAACAATACTTATCTTGTTTTTGAAAGAAACCGGGCGCTGAGCACCAGCAATGGCGATGCTAATTTTATCCTTCAAACGATCGACAAAGGAGTAGAAAAAGGAGAGAACTATATTGCCGGGATGGATAATTCGGCGCCGGAAAATGCACCCCCCACCCATAAGATCCTGATGACCATTTCCAACGCTAAAAATATCTGGGGCGTTGCCAGCTATTACAGGACCTGGTTTGCACCCGGCCTGATGAATGAAGCACTGACAGCAAAGAACATTGTCGACAATGGCTGGGGCGCCTGGCACGAACTGGGTCATCTGCATCAGCAGCAAGCGTGGAAATGGTCTACACTGGGTGAAGTAACCGTCAACATTTATACCCTGGCAGCCGAGCGGGCCGTCAACGGCACCGGCGCTCTGCGTTTGAAAGGACCCACCACCACCAACGCTATGAACTTTTTGGCCATTACGGACACCAGCAAAGATTTTAATTCGGATGCGCAAATGACCGATGGTAATTTTACCCGGTTAGTTATGTTCCACCAGCTTTGGCTGGCCTTTGGCGATCAATTTTACATCACTTTGCACAAACAAACAAGAGCCGAAAAACCCAGCCTATCGGCTGACGCGGAAAAAATGCGTTATTTTATGCTGAAAGCCTGTACCATATCGGGCAAGGATCTTACTACTTTCTTCAAAAAGTGGGGTTTTAAACCTGGCGCATCTGTTTATACTGAAATCGCCAGCCTGGGACTGCCGCAACCAGCCGTGGAGCCCAGTACATTAAAGGATAATTAG
- a CDS encoding SusC/RagA family TonB-linked outer membrane protein encodes MRSVWIVLLVFCHVMGYAQTKSISGVVKNAEDGVVLPGVTVRVVNKQFQTITDKNGEFKISAAVGDSLAFSFVGKKELRKAVGESSILEVLLYNDKNDMDEVTVVAFGKQKKATIVGAITTVNAKDLRIPASNITSAFAGRIPGMISYSLSGEPGADNAQFFVRGVTTFGYQSAPLVLIDGFESSMDNLARMQPDDIESFSIMKDALATGMYGARGANGIIMVTTKAGHEGPVGFNMRFDVNTARPVSVPKMLDGPTYMKLYNEARITRDPNLGPYYSQQKIQSTIDNENPMIYPNIDWYKTLFKPSATNLKTNVNISGGGQVATYYVSMGMDKEQGLLKTDQINKYNNNIDIQRYFIRSNVIFKLTPTTKLDTRIQGRFEGQNGPYISASQLFRLVMNSNPVDFPAVYEPDSVNQYSRFTLFGSSFVNGAAKVNPYAEMVRGYQDKNVSDITAQATLMQDLGMITKGLRAQLKASANTSGENTGRRTYLPYYYDLESYNQVTGKYTLFPLNPTSGRPYLGDIEPVRNASGRYYYELLFNWERTFGPHSLAATEVGTMEKNLLTSGTATSIFEALPEKNIRNSGRANYTYDRRYMMEVGYSYMGSEKFTGGKRWGFFPTVGAGWSVSNEAFWEPVKDVISTLKLRGSWGLVGNDAIAQRRDRFFFLSDISLFNGATVIDNGYRWGTSFMNSYGGYKVNRYANPDITWEMSEKWNAGIDMNLFNETLKLQADFYRDRRSKIYMQRQNFPASAGLEASISGNVGEVLSKGFESSLSYEKSLSKDFWFSARANFTYATNKLVKLDERNYPDQYLKRLGSNINQEWGLIAERLFVDQNEIDNSPRQDFGGYLAGDIKYKDVNGDGVINGNDRVALGFPTVPEVQYGFGTSMAYKMFDFGFFFNGSARVSFFIDASASSSEDPPRAGIAPFANRRNALAIIGNDYWSETNPNVHAFWPRLSTFPVDNNTQQSSWWIRDGSFLKLQSVELGYSLRNLKKWKVKGGSRIYVSAQNLFTFSSFKLWDPEMRDRGLGYPNNKRINAGIQLTF; translated from the coding sequence ATGAGATCAGTATGGATCGTATTGCTCGTATTCTGCCATGTTATGGGGTATGCCCAAACCAAGAGCATCTCGGGTGTTGTAAAAAATGCGGAAGACGGCGTTGTGCTTCCGGGGGTTACTGTAAGAGTAGTAAACAAGCAGTTCCAGACAATCACCGACAAGAATGGTGAATTTAAGATTAGCGCTGCGGTGGGCGATTCGCTTGCTTTTTCCTTCGTGGGGAAAAAGGAGCTGAGAAAAGCTGTGGGAGAGAGCAGCATTCTTGAAGTGCTATTGTACAACGATAAAAACGATATGGACGAAGTAACGGTGGTGGCTTTTGGCAAGCAGAAAAAGGCCACGATAGTAGGTGCCATAACAACCGTAAACGCCAAGGATCTGCGCATACCGGCATCCAACATCACCAGCGCCTTTGCCGGCCGGATACCGGGGATGATCTCTTATTCGTTGTCCGGGGAACCGGGGGCAGACAATGCCCAGTTTTTTGTACGCGGCGTTACCACGTTCGGGTACCAGTCTGCACCACTCGTTTTGATCGACGGGTTCGAATCATCAATGGACAATCTGGCGCGGATGCAGCCGGATGATATCGAGTCCTTCTCGATAATGAAGGATGCGCTGGCTACAGGAATGTATGGTGCCCGGGGCGCCAACGGGATCATTATGGTAACGACCAAAGCCGGCCACGAAGGCCCGGTGGGCTTTAATATGCGGTTTGATGTAAACACGGCCCGCCCGGTAAGTGTGCCCAAAATGCTGGATGGTCCAACCTATATGAAGCTGTACAATGAAGCCCGCATTACCAGGGACCCCAACCTGGGGCCGTACTACTCTCAGCAAAAAATACAATCTACCATCGATAATGAAAATCCGATGATCTATCCGAATATCGACTGGTATAAAACCCTGTTTAAGCCGTCTGCCACTAATTTGAAAACCAACGTAAATATCTCCGGCGGCGGTCAGGTGGCTACTTATTATGTGTCTATGGGTATGGATAAGGAGCAAGGCCTTTTGAAAACGGATCAAATAAATAAATACAACAATAATATCGATATCCAACGGTATTTTATTCGTTCCAACGTGATCTTCAAACTAACCCCCACTACTAAACTGGACACCCGGATACAGGGCCGGTTTGAAGGGCAAAATGGTCCTTATATTTCGGCTTCCCAGCTATTCCGGCTGGTAATGAACAGCAATCCCGTGGACTTTCCGGCGGTGTATGAACCGGATTCAGTTAACCAGTACTCGAGGTTTACATTGTTTGGCAGCAGTTTTGTTAACGGAGCAGCCAAGGTGAACCCCTATGCGGAAATGGTGCGCGGCTACCAGGATAAAAATGTATCGGATATTACGGCACAGGCAACATTGATGCAGGACCTGGGAATGATTACAAAAGGACTGCGGGCACAGTTAAAAGCTTCGGCCAACACCTCCGGAGAAAATACCGGACGGCGTACCTACCTGCCCTATTATTACGACCTGGAATCCTATAACCAGGTTACAGGAAAATATACACTGTTCCCACTGAATCCTACCAGCGGACGCCCTTACCTGGGTGATATTGAACCGGTCAGAAATGCCAGTGGCCGCTATTATTATGAGCTATTGTTTAACTGGGAACGCACTTTTGGTCCGCATAGCCTGGCAGCAACCGAAGTGGGAACCATGGAAAAAAACCTGCTGACCTCCGGAACGGCTACTTCCATTTTTGAAGCGCTTCCCGAAAAGAATATACGCAACTCCGGAAGGGCTAATTACACGTATGACCGGCGTTACATGATGGAAGTTGGATATTCTTACATGGGTTCAGAGAAATTTACCGGGGGCAAACGCTGGGGTTTCTTCCCCACGGTGGGTGCCGGTTGGTCTGTTTCAAACGAAGCATTCTGGGAGCCGGTCAAAGATGTGATCAGTACGCTGAAGCTGAGAGGCTCCTGGGGGCTGGTGGGTAACGATGCTATTGCCCAGCGCAGAGACCGCTTCTTTTTTCTGTCGGACATTTCATTGTTTAACGGGGCAACCGTTATCGACAACGGCTATCGCTGGGGTACCTCCTTCATGAACTCCTATGGCGGCTACAAGGTAAACCGGTATGCGAATCCGGATATTACCTGGGAGATGTCTGAAAAATGGAATGCCGGCATTGATATGAACCTTTTTAACGAAACGCTGAAGTTGCAGGCCGATTTTTACCGCGACCGCAGGAGTAAAATTTACATGCAACGACAGAATTTTCCTGCCTCGGCAGGTTTGGAGGCTTCCATCAGCGGCAATGTGGGCGAAGTATTATCCAAAGGATTTGAAAGCTCTCTTAGCTACGAAAAAAGCCTGTCTAAAGACTTCTGGTTTTCAGCAAGAGCCAATTTTACCTATGCCACCAACAAGCTGGTAAAACTGGATGAGCGGAACTATCCGGATCAATACCTGAAGCGCCTGGGAAGCAACATTAACCAGGAATGGGGATTGATCGCCGAACGACTTTTTGTAGACCAGAATGAGATCGATAACTCGCCCAGGCAGGATTTTGGCGGGTATCTGGCCGGCGACATCAAGTATAAAGATGTAAATGGCGATGGGGTGATAAACGGCAACGACCGGGTAGCCCTGGGTTTCCCAACGGTTCCTGAAGTACAATATGGCTTTGGTACCTCTATGGCCTATAAAATGTTTGATTTTGGCTTTTTCTTCAATGGCAGCGCGCGCGTATCCTTTTTTATTGATGCAAGCGCCTCCAGTTCGGAAGATCCTCCCCGGGCGGGTATTGCGCCTTTCGCCAACCGCAGAAATGCATTGGCGATCATAGGCAACGACTATTGGAGCGAAACCAACCCCAATGTGCATGCTTTCTGGCCCCGGTTGTCAACCTTCCCGGTAGACAATAACACACAGCAATCCTCGTGGTGGATACGGGATGGTTCATTCCTGAAGTTGCAATCGGTGGAGCTGGGCTATAGCCTTCGAAACCTTAAAAAATGGAAAGTGAAGGGGGGCAGTCGCATCTATGTCAGCGCACAAAACCTGTTCACCTTCTCTTCATTCAAGCTCTGGGATCCGGAAATGCGGGACCGCGGGCTGGGATATCCAAACAATAAAAGAATTAATGCCGGGATTCAATTGACGTTTTAA
- a CDS encoding RagB/SusD family nutrient uptake outer membrane protein, whose protein sequence is MKVITTTVFALLLLTVVSCKKKYLDVVPDNTLKLEDVFDTKTDAWNALAKAYNYIPRDDNTHLTSWTLGDEWLGRLDLNNNTDQLRATRIMRGLQSMTSPQLGLWSGTQGGKPLYQGIRQTEVFLDNIDKVRDMQDGEKKEWKAQVKMLKAYYMFLLVQHYGPIIIPDKMASPESKPEDLFLPRAKVEDCFQYILKLINEALPDLTERADANNKGQIDQIVAKAIKARVLFFRASPFFNGNREYFGDFFDHDGKPFFPLEYQPEKWKEALDAINDAITIAEGNGHRLYNFTRDPYAYDRSAFAVNGNNMKTLYDLRMVICDPWNEELVWGYSNIDYYNQGELAHASNIRLPTGYEGVINTTSFSWQWLGASYQMAERYYTKNGLPIDEDATFDKSTMYELVTTPGLNTPEYAPLAGYMQPGVQTIRLYMNREPRFYANLGITGGYWRAHTQLISTMMYSGTAGGFTSSVSQTDYLATGIGVQKFVHPESQSGAWQRTIKYPYPLIRMADLYLMKAEAMNEFSGPSAQVYDEINKVRRRAGVPDVEVVWSDPSICRNPGKHLTKEGLRDIILQERSVEFAFEGQYFWDMLRHKRAASVFSAPIRGWTYTGTNAASFFILEDKQARRFTITDCLWPIDLNEMNTNGKLIQNPGW, encoded by the coding sequence ATGAAAGTTATTACTACTACTGTATTTGCGCTCTTGCTGCTTACTGTTGTTTCCTGCAAAAAAAAGTATCTGGATGTAGTTCCGGATAACACATTAAAGCTGGAAGACGTTTTCGACACAAAAACCGACGCCTGGAACGCCCTGGCGAAAGCCTATAATTATATTCCAAGGGACGATAATACGCACTTAACCTCCTGGACACTGGGTGACGAATGGCTCGGCCGTTTGGATTTGAATAACAATACAGACCAGCTACGGGCCACGCGCATTATGCGGGGGCTACAGTCTATGACCTCTCCGCAGTTGGGGCTTTGGTCCGGCACGCAGGGAGGGAAACCTCTGTACCAGGGCATCCGCCAGACTGAGGTGTTCCTGGACAATATTGACAAGGTGAGGGATATGCAGGATGGCGAAAAGAAAGAATGGAAAGCGCAGGTAAAAATGCTCAAAGCGTATTATATGTTCCTGCTGGTGCAGCATTACGGTCCCATTATTATTCCTGATAAAATGGCCTCGCCCGAATCAAAACCGGAAGACCTGTTTTTGCCCCGCGCCAAGGTAGAAGATTGTTTTCAATACATCCTGAAACTGATCAATGAAGCCCTACCCGACCTTACGGAACGGGCAGATGCGAATAATAAGGGACAGATCGACCAAATTGTAGCCAAGGCCATTAAGGCGCGGGTGCTGTTTTTCAGGGCAAGCCCTTTCTTTAACGGGAACCGGGAATATTTCGGGGATTTCTTTGATCATGATGGCAAGCCTTTTTTCCCGCTGGAGTATCAACCGGAAAAATGGAAGGAAGCACTGGATGCCATTAATGATGCCATTACCATTGCCGAGGGTAACGGTCACCGCTTGTACAACTTTACCCGGGATCCTTACGCCTATGACCGCAGTGCTTTTGCCGTAAATGGCAATAATATGAAAACGCTTTATGACCTGCGTATGGTGATTTGTGACCCGTGGAATGAAGAACTGGTATGGGGGTATTCAAATATCGATTATTATAACCAGGGAGAATTGGCGCATGCCTCCAATATACGACTGCCAACGGGCTATGAAGGTGTGATAAATACCACCTCTTTCTCCTGGCAGTGGCTGGGGGCCTCTTACCAGATGGCAGAACGCTATTATACGAAGAACGGATTGCCGATCGACGAAGACGCCACCTTTGATAAAAGTACTATGTATGAACTGGTAACCACTCCGGGTTTGAACACGCCGGAATACGCTCCGCTGGCGGGTTATATGCAGCCGGGAGTACAAACCATACGGCTTTACATGAACCGGGAACCACGGTTTTATGCGAATTTGGGTATTACCGGCGGCTATTGGCGGGCGCATACACAGTTGATCAGCACTATGATGTATTCCGGTACCGCCGGCGGCTTTACTTCCTCCGTAAGCCAAACGGATTACCTGGCCACCGGTATTGGCGTTCAAAAATTTGTACATCCCGAATCTCAATCCGGAGCCTGGCAGCGTACGATTAAATATCCCTATCCGCTGATCCGTATGGCCGACCTGTACCTGATGAAAGCGGAAGCCATGAATGAATTCAGTGGCCCCAGCGCACAGGTATATGATGAAATCAACAAAGTACGCCGGCGGGCAGGCGTGCCGGATGTAGAGGTGGTATGGTCGGATCCGAGTATTTGCAGAAACCCCGGAAAGCATCTTACAAAAGAAGGATTGCGCGATATTATTTTACAGGAACGCTCCGTTGAATTCGCTTTTGAAGGGCAATATTTTTGGGACATGCTCCGGCACAAAAGAGCCGCTTCCGTTTTTTCAGCGCCCATCCGCGGCTGGACATACACCGGCACCAATGCTGCATCGTTCTTTATATTGGAGGATAAACAGGCACGACGGTTTACCATTACGGATTGTTTGTGGCCGATTGATCTGAATGAAATGAATACTAACGGAAAACTGATCCAGAATCCCGGATGGTAG
- a CDS encoding DUF4959 domain-containing protein, whose translation MKNQLIITLLILMLVAACKKQSRFETGGSDNTPPGKVTLKEYKPLFGGARFFYTVPKDEDLLGVEAVYTNKNGQSFKFMASYFSDSLDVYGFGSIDEYNVQLYAVDRSGNKSDVLDVKVVPLEPAYTRVAKTIQAKAGFSSFFLDWQNELKQNVNVYVEYEFPQGGTTRKLTTVFSSNQPADRRFISDLYLASNEQVKVKVKVGDIYGNITDFIDKGSLSLYDDIKIPKQAWTIPNPNDSIGGVPMMFGNGLEGRSLKVIDDIIDRGDNLNFLHTQSRGRTGKSANGNMPWNFIIDLGDYYEISRIVTHQRHSGGLANVSRGQYYRTENVGRYRTYTWNDTTSEWEQVMEYQIPVPAGLTELEFVKMGEAGDMAYMYPDNPKYTKRTRKFRFEAVKGFSGNYTLDDANCLSEITLYGKKSQ comes from the coding sequence ATGAAAAATCAACTTATTATAACCCTATTGATACTAATGCTGGTGGCGGCGTGTAAAAAGCAGAGCCGTTTTGAAACAGGAGGCAGCGACAATACACCCCCCGGTAAGGTTACGCTAAAGGAATACAAACCCTTGTTTGGCGGCGCCCGGTTTTTTTATACGGTTCCGAAAGATGAAGACCTGCTGGGCGTTGAAGCCGTTTATACCAACAAAAACGGACAGTCGTTTAAGTTTATGGCTTCGTATTTTTCCGACTCGCTGGATGTGTACGGGTTTGGCAGTATTGATGAATACAATGTACAATTGTATGCTGTAGACCGCTCCGGGAACAAATCGGATGTGCTGGATGTAAAAGTAGTACCACTTGAACCTGCTTATACAAGGGTGGCGAAAACAATACAGGCAAAAGCCGGATTTAGCTCATTTTTCCTTGACTGGCAAAACGAGCTGAAGCAGAACGTAAACGTATATGTGGAATATGAATTTCCGCAGGGAGGCACTACCCGAAAACTGACCACCGTGTTTTCCTCCAATCAGCCTGCAGACCGCAGGTTTATCAGCGACCTCTACCTCGCTTCCAATGAACAGGTAAAAGTAAAGGTAAAGGTGGGCGATATTTATGGCAACATAACCGATTTTATAGATAAGGGCTCTTTATCGCTTTATGATGATATTAAAATCCCCAAACAGGCGTGGACGATTCCGAACCCCAATGATTCTATTGGCGGAGTGCCTATGATGTTTGGGAACGGGCTGGAGGGAAGATCGCTGAAAGTGATTGACGATATTATCGACAGGGGCGATAACCTGAACTTCCTGCACACGCAAAGCCGCGGACGCACCGGCAAAAGCGCTAATGGCAATATGCCCTGGAACTTTATCATTGACCTGGGCGATTATTACGAGATCAGCCGGATTGTAACCCATCAACGGCATTCCGGCGGGCTGGCCAATGTAAGCCGCGGGCAGTACTATCGTACCGAAAATGTAGGGCGTTACCGTACCTATACCTGGAATGACACCACCAGCGAATGGGAGCAGGTGATGGAGTACCAGATTCCCGTTCCTGCGGGACTTACAGAGCTTGAGTTTGTAAAAATGGGCGAAGCAGGGGATATGGCTTATATGTATCCGGATAACCCCAAATACACCAAACGCACCCGAAAGTTCCGGTTTGAGGCAGTAAAAGGATTTTCAGGGAACTATACCCTCGATGATGCAAACTGTCTTTCGGAAATTACTCTTTATGGAAAAAAATCGCAATAG
- a CDS encoding DUF4998 domain-containing protein has product MSNKKYIYLFFCIVLVVVLASSSCSKMYDNMEKYAGETVYPGRFDTIIGHVGFERVEIDLMRAGRIPASQIKLGKAMKTIVEYDSMKITIDSLASWINIKDLKVSKLYRFKIYTIDDNGNKSVPQQIGLIPYTETDLGNLVIPSPQALTSSSSAILTWPTGISSAVLTYYGLKYAYKDKNDAAMTGDGAQNPRIVMTNLSAGATASIDISYKIIPKVNGTPILDTVWVPRKIQASIPTGTTPFQPTEAAVLTANGVTTFTADAIAPIQKLTFPVHTVSLQDIFYFQGLKELDLTGGTMFEMTKNSYSRNGASDVIGGGPLVPFARRVGDMPAANAQFLLDLLDQGKLTKVKYLANSMGIDNLLAPYVSSGVVEIVAKPDEALIPLQPFLLNGVIQDANWELAVDETGGTYPAGTGLQNVVKATVKKANGTLVIELPKEYEFDATQYKYLKFKVYAPAKTALSGSYAPYQRLWFRIMNYLWAFATESSYGQQYWEYGKDANKIPDASLQTWTDMKIDLSQCAGKHNRVFVINIGGEPSGASFPPAQEITYYFANLRFSKN; this is encoded by the coding sequence ATGAGCAACAAAAAATATATATACCTGTTCTTTTGTATCGTATTGGTAGTGGTATTGGCATCTTCGTCCTGCAGTAAGATGTACGATAATATGGAAAAATATGCCGGCGAAACGGTATACCCCGGCAGATTTGATACTATTATCGGGCACGTGGGATTTGAACGCGTTGAAATTGACCTGATGAGGGCCGGAAGAATCCCCGCCAGCCAAATAAAACTGGGCAAGGCAATGAAAACGATTGTGGAATATGATAGTATGAAAATCACAATCGATTCGCTGGCCTCCTGGATCAATATTAAGGACCTTAAGGTTTCTAAACTCTACCGGTTCAAAATATATACCATAGATGATAACGGAAATAAGTCCGTGCCGCAGCAGATCGGCCTGATCCCCTACACGGAAACCGACCTGGGAAACCTGGTTATTCCGTCGCCCCAGGCGCTTACTTCCTCTTCTTCAGCAATACTGACCTGGCCCACCGGAATTTCATCTGCCGTGTTAACCTATTATGGGCTGAAATATGCTTATAAGGATAAAAACGACGCCGCAATGACTGGTGACGGGGCGCAAAACCCGCGTATCGTAATGACAAACCTGAGTGCCGGGGCCACTGCGTCAATTGATATAAGTTATAAAATAATTCCTAAAGTCAATGGTACGCCTATATTGGATACCGTATGGGTACCACGCAAGATCCAGGCCAGTATCCCAACGGGAACTACTCCGTTCCAGCCCACTGAAGCAGCCGTTTTAACCGCTAACGGGGTTACCACGTTTACAGCGGATGCCATTGCCCCCATACAGAAATTGACTTTCCCCGTACATACGGTTAGCCTGCAGGATATTTTCTATTTCCAGGGCCTGAAAGAGCTGGATCTTACCGGCGGCACTATGTTTGAAATGACTAAAAACAGCTATAGCCGCAATGGTGCTTCGGATGTTATTGGCGGGGGGCCGCTGGTACCCTTTGCGCGACGCGTAGGCGACATGCCCGCGGCAAATGCACAATTCCTTCTTGATCTGCTTGATCAGGGAAAACTTACAAAAGTAAAATACCTGGCAAATTCGATGGGTATTGATAACTTGCTGGCGCCCTATGTAAGCAGTGGGGTGGTTGAAATAGTGGCCAAACCCGACGAAGCGCTCATTCCACTGCAACCCTTTTTACTAAATGGGGTTATCCAGGATGCGAACTGGGAGTTGGCCGTGGATGAAACGGGTGGCACCTACCCCGCAGGAACAGGGCTGCAAAATGTGGTGAAAGCCACTGTGAAGAAGGCGAATGGTACGCTGGTAATAGAATTACCGAAAGAATACGAGTTCGATGCAACACAATACAAGTATCTGAAATTTAAAGTGTATGCACCAGCAAAAACGGCGTTATCCGGCTCGTATGCACCTTACCAGCGCCTTTGGTTCCGCATAATGAATTATTTGTGGGCCTTTGCCACTGAAAGCAGCTATGGCCAGCAATATTGGGAGTATGGTAAAGATGCAAATAAAATCCCCGATGCCAGTTTGCAAACCTGGACGGATATGAAAATAGACCTGTCCCAATGTGCCGGCAAGCACAACCGTGTATTTGTTATCAATATCGGCGGAGAGCCTTCGGGTGCCTCCTTCCCCCCGGCACAGGAAATCACCTATTATTTTGCCAACCTGAGGTTTAGTAAAAATTAA
- a CDS encoding trans-sulfuration enzyme family protein, which yields MNNNSPRYFDDFCSAAIHGIADEGSLHAHAIPIYATSTFVFDSAEQGMNRFAGKEPGYIYSRFANPTTSAAEQLIAGLEAFGLTNENGQPLQLKALLHASGQGALATLCFALLKSGDRILTNTALYGGTHEFFSFILSKAGVQTIFTDLTDLNAVATALEQYPDIKLIHIESPTNPTMACTDIEGVCKLAAPYGVKVSIDNTFATPYLQQPFTFGVDFVYHSTTKFLNGHGTAIGGALIGKDIDFMQTSGTKTFKLLGANSNPFDAFLLINGIKTLPLRMQQHSKNAQQIAEWLHAHPAVAKVNYNGLPDHPNYALSRKQMRYPGALLSFELKSGLEAGKTFINKLQMCTRAVSLGTVDTLISHPASMSHSGMKPEDRLRSGITDGLIRMSVGIEAVEDILNDLQQALLP from the coding sequence ATGAATAATAATTCTCCCCGCTATTTTGATGATTTTTGCTCTGCAGCGATACACGGTATTGCTGATGAGGGAAGCTTGCATGCGCATGCAATCCCCATCTATGCCACATCAACATTTGTGTTTGACAGTGCCGAACAGGGTATGAACCGCTTTGCAGGAAAAGAGCCGGGATATATTTATTCGCGTTTTGCAAACCCTACTACGTCGGCGGCGGAGCAATTAATTGCCGGGCTGGAAGCGTTTGGGCTTACAAATGAGAACGGGCAGCCGCTGCAGTTAAAGGCGTTGTTGCACGCCAGCGGGCAGGGCGCGTTGGCTACTTTATGTTTTGCGTTGTTAAAAAGCGGAGACCGGATCCTCACTAATACCGCCCTTTACGGCGGCACGCACGAATTCTTCTCTTTTATTTTATCTAAAGCCGGGGTTCAAACGATTTTTACAGATCTTACGGATCTCAATGCCGTTGCAACAGCTTTGGAGCAATACCCCGATATAAAACTGATTCATATCGAATCGCCTACTAATCCCACTATGGCTTGTACAGATATCGAAGGGGTTTGTAAGCTTGCGGCGCCTTATGGTGTAAAAGTGAGTATCGACAATACCTTTGCCACGCCTTATCTGCAGCAGCCTTTTACCTTTGGCGTTGATTTCGTCTATCATTCCACCACAAAATTTTTAAATGGTCATGGCACGGCTATTGGCGGAGCCTTAATTGGTAAGGATATTGATTTTATGCAAACCTCCGGTACCAAAACATTTAAACTGTTGGGGGCAAACAGTAATCCCTTTGACGCCTTTCTGCTGATCAACGGTATCAAAACATTGCCGCTCCGTATGCAGCAGCACAGTAAAAATGCACAGCAAATAGCGGAATGGTTACATGCGCATCCGGCCGTTGCAAAGGTTAATTATAACGGATTGCCCGACCATCCTAATTACGCTTTAAGCAGAAAACAAATGCGCTACCCCGGAGCACTCCTTAGTTTTGAGTTAAAAAGCGGCCTTGAAGCGGGAAAAACATTTATCAATAAATTACAAATGTGCACCCGCGCTGTTTCTTTAGGCACGGTTGATACATTGATCTCGCATCCGGCTTCCATGTCGCATTCAGGAATGAAACCCGAAGATCGTTTAAGATCGGGAATAACAGATGGGTTGATCCGGATGAGCGTTGGCATTGAAGCCGTGGAAGATATTTTGAACGATCTTCAGCAAGCCCTTTTGCCTTAG